TCTCAGCTCTCGGTACTGAACCGGATCGTACATCCGGCGGTGAAGGACGAGATCCTGAAGAAGATCCGCCAGGAAGAAAGGAAGAATACCAATCTTTTTGTGATCGAGGCGGCGCTTCTCATCGAGGATCATTATGATGAGATCTGCGATGAGATCTGGTATATCTATGTGGAGGAGGCAGTCCGTGAGAACCGGCTGTACTACTCCCGGGGATATGATGCGGCCAGGATCAGAAGCATTATGCGGGCGCAGCTTCCCAAGGAAATGTTCCTGGAGCACAGCGACCGGGTGATCGACAACAGCGGCGTGTTCGCGGAGACCATGCAGCAGTTGGATGAGATCGTCAAAGAATTGTAGTTGTAAAGGATGGATGAAATACATATGAGACTATGCAGTATTGCCAGCGGGAGCAGCGGAAACTGTATCTATGTGGGAGACGACCACACGCACCTGCTGGTGGACACCGGGATCAGCAAGAAGCGGATCGAGGAAGGGTTAAAGGAACTGGACATCAAAGGAGAGGAACTGGACGGGATCCTGATCACCCACGAGCATATCGATCATATCCAGGGACTGGGCGTGTTCAGCCGCAGATATGAGATCCCCGTTTATGCCACAAGAGGCACCATCGAGGGGATCAAAAGCTGCAGAAGCCTGGGGAGCCTGCCAGAAGGTTTGCTGCACCCGGTAGAGATGGACCAGGGATTTGCCCTGGGTGGAATGGAAGTACGGCCTTTCGCCATTTCCCACGACGCCAACGAGCCTTCCGGATTCCGGATCGAGAATGGGAAGAAAGCGGTGGCGGTTGCCACGGACCTGGGCATGTATGACGGATATACGGTGGAGAATCTAAAGGGCTTAAATGGAGTGGTCCTGGAGGCCAATCACGATATCCACATGCTGGAGGTGGGACCTTATCCCTATTCGCTGAAAAGGCGGGTGATGGGAGACAAAGGCCATCTGTCCAACGAATGGTCGGGACGGCTTCTATGCGATATCCTGCATGACGGTCTCCAGTATGTAGTGCTGGGGCACCTGAGCAAGGAGAACAATTACGCGGAGCTTGCCTATGAGACGGTGAAGCTGGAAGTCAGCATGGGAGACAATCCCTACCGGGGGGAAGACATTCCCATGATGGTGGCAAAGCGGGACAGCGTTTCACAGGTTATTACATTATAAAGATCATCAGAAAAGAGGAGAATTGAGGGTAAATCTATGGAGAAGATAGCGATTGTAACCGACAGCAACAGCGGGATCACACAGGAAAAAGCGAAAAAGCTTGGCATTCGGGTGCTGCCGATGCCCTTCTATATCGATGGGGAACTGTTCTATGAGGACATTACCCTGACCCAGGAAGAATTCTATCAGCGTCTGGCAGAAGACGCTGACATCTCTACTTCCCAGCCGTCCCCCGCGGAGGTGACAGGGCTGTGGGATGAGGTGTTGCAGGATAACGACAAGATCATCTACATCCCCATGTCCAGCGGGCTTTCCAGCTCCTGCGAGACAGCCATGGGGCTGGCCCGGGATTATGAAGGGAAGGTTTATGTGGTGGACAACCAGCGGATCTCCATCACTCAGCAGCAGTCGGTGTGGGACGCCATCGAGATGCGGGACAAAGGGATGAGCGCGGAAGAGATCGTGGACGTGCTTATGCGGGAGAAGCTGGAAGCCAGCATTTACATCACCGTAGACACGCTGAAATACCTGAAGAAGGGCGGAAGAGTGACACCTGCTGCCGCTGCTATCGGCACGGTTCTGAACTTAAAGCCGGTGCTCACCATCCAGGGAGAGAAGCTGGATGCATTTGCCAAGGTGCGGGGCATCAAAGCGGCCAAAAAGACCATGCTGGACGCCATGGAGAAGGATATCAAGGAGCGGTTCGCCGGGAAGGAAGTCCACCTGGAAGGCGCCTATACCTGCTCCGATGAAACGGCCCAGGAGTGGAAGCAGGAGATCGCGGAGCGGCTGCCGGGATATGACATTGTGATGGACCGGCTGTCCCTTAGCGTCAGCTGCCATATCGGGCCGGGGGCCATTGCCATCGCCTGCAGTAAGAAGATTGAGCTGTAAAATATAGTGAGATGAGAGAAGAACTCTCTGGGATCAGGAATCTCAGAGAGTTCTTTTTGTTGTCAGCACCGTACGATCTGTTGCTGGTATTCGTTGATGAAGGGCAGTTTATATTTCTCCGTGATCACGCTCTCGTAGAGATCCGCGGCGGAGAGATCCAGCTCCAGCATCCGGGCCGCCGGTCCGGTAAGAGTGTCCCCCTGGGAGAGCTTTGTGATCAGCGGGATCCGGGTATGCTCCTTGATATGGGTAAGGAGAGCCGTATTGTCCTGGCGGAAGCCCAGGACTCTTGCGTAGCCGCATCCGCCGGCTTCTTCAAAGGAGAGCATGTCTCCCCTTGTGATTCCAAGAAGGATGTGGAAGAGACAGCGGCTTAAGCGGGCGTAAGTCACCTCTCGGGTCTTCAGAAGATCACAGAACTGGTCCATGGTAATAAAATCATTCCGGTGGTTCCAAATCCGGTTGGCCAGGTCTTCTGTCACATCCTGGTAACGGACCAGGGATTCCCGGGATTCTGTGAGAAGCCGGTACTTAAAAAGCAGGGAGAAATCATTGGCATAGACCGGGTATCTCCTGCGGTGGGTTTCCTCCAGGAAACGGATACAGGCGGGAGGGACCTGGCCTTCCAGGCGGGTCAGGGCTTCCGACAGAGTGGGTTCGTCAAAGAGACCCTCGGACTCCAGGTGGATGGACTTGCCGGCAGCCTCCAGGAGCCGGCGGATGGCAGAGGCAGAGCTGTAGCTTTCCGACAGATGTTCATCGTGGTATCCGGACACCTTCCGCTTGATGGTATAGGCCTTGATAGGGCTGTTCTGGCGGCGCAGCGCTTTGATGTATTCAATGCCTAAGATGTTGTTGGGCTGCTCCAGGATCTCTGAGGGCAGTTCATCCCGGAAATATTGCTTCAGCGCCATCTGCCGGGCCAGCGGGAAGGACATTCCCTCCCGGAGGGCTTCCTGCAGGGAGAAGCGGTATTCTTCCGGTTCTTCTGCCGTGACCTGAGCGATCCGTTCCAGAAGGGAGTAATCTCCGCATTCGCTGCCGAAACAGATGGCGTCCACGCAGCCCAGGCGCTGGAAGAGGGAGACGGCGCCGGAGGCAAAATATTCCGCGCTACCGGTGGCGTAGCAGACGGGAAGCTCCAGGACCAGAGGGACTCCGGCCTCCAGGGCAACCTGGGCGCGTAGATGTTTGGGCATGATGGCCGGAGCGCCCCGCTGAACATAGTTTCCGCTCATAAGAGCGATGGCCGCGTCCGCCCCGGTAATGTCCAGAGCCTGCTCCAGATGGTAGAGATGGCCGTTGTGGAACGGGTTGTATTCTGTGATCAATCCGACAATTTTCATGAGATTCTCCTTGTATCTTTTTTTCAAATTGATTATACTATAGAAAGGCTAACCAGGCAAATATCAGAAAGGAGGGAGATCCATGGGAGAGGAAAAACGGACCGAGATACCGCAGACACAGGAAGAACAGGACATTCAGGAGTGGGAGAATCCGGATGACCGTCGCCGGCTGACAGAAGATGTGATCCTGGACATGCTGGACCACAAGCAGTACAAGGAACTCAAGGAAGAGCTGGAAAATAACATGTACCCTGTGGATCTGGCTGATATCCTGGAAGAATTTGACCAGAAGCACCTGGTGATGGTGTTCCGTCTCCTGGCGAAAGAGGAAGCAGCGGAGACCTTCACTTACATGAACAGCGATATGCGTGAGCTTCTGATCAACGCCCTGACAGATTCCGAGCTGGAAGAAGTTATGGAAGAGATGTACCTGGATGATACGGTGGACGTTCTGGAAGAGATGCCTGCCAACGTGGTGGACAGGCTTCTTCTCGCCACAGACGAGGAGACCAGGGCCCAGATCAACCAGCTGCTCCAGTATCCGGAGGACAGCGCCGGAAGCGTGATGAACGTGGACTACATTGCGCTGAGAAAAGAAATGACGGTGGCGGAGTCCATCCTGAAGATCCGCCAGGTAGGTATCAACAAGGAGACCATTTATACCTGTTACGTCACAGAGAAGAGGAAGCTGATCGGCCAGGTGGATGTAAAGGAGCTTCTCACCACCAGTGAGTCCAAGACCATTGAAGAGATCATGGACACCAACCTTCTGTACGCCCACACTACGGACGACCAGGAAGATGTGGCCAATATCATCAATAAATACGGCCTGATCGCCCTGCCTATCGTGGACCATGAGTTCTGCATGGTGGGAATCGTAACGGTAGACGACGCCATGGCGGTACTGCAGGAAGAAACCACGGAAGATATCAGTATCATGGCCGGTGTAAATCCCAGCGAGGAGACCTATTTTGGCACTACCATCCTGGAGCATGTAAAAAGCCGTCTTCCCTGGCTGCTGTTCCTGATGCTTTCCGCTACCATCACCCAGATGATCATGAACAGCTACGAGTCGGCGCTGGCGGTAATGCCTCAGATCGCGGGATTTATCCCCATGCTGACCGGTACCGGGGGAAACTGCGGTTCCCAGAGTTCTACCCTGGTGATCCGCGGACTGGCAGTGGGAGAGATTGAGTTCGCGGACCTTTTCAAAGTGATCTGGAAGGAAGTGCGCATCGCCGTTTGCATAAGCGTAGTGCTGGCGGTGGTGAATGGGCTCAGGATCCTTGTGATGGGCCAGGGGGATGTCCTGGTGGCGCTGACCATCGGAGTTACCATGGCCTGCACAGTGATCATCGCCAAGGTGGTGGGATGTACCCTGCCGCTGGTGGCCAAGCGCGTGGGACTGGACCCGGCGATCATGGCTACGCCCCTCATTTCCACGTTGGTGGACATCAGTACCATCAGTGTGTATTTCGCCATTGTAAGTTATGTGTTCCATCTGTAGAAACTGTTTTGAATAATATACATAAGATTCTTGGAAGAGACCTTGTTTTTCAAGGTCTCTTTGTATTATAATAAAAATACTGAGAAAATATGGAAAGGAGTCTATAATCATGGGATTTATAGATGAAATCAAAGCAAAAGCGAAAACCTGTAAAAAGACGATCGTTCTTCCTGAGACCGAGGACATCAGAACCTACGAAGCGGCAGAGGCCGTCCTGAAGGAAGGGACCGCCAACCTGATCCTTGTGGGAAGCGAAGAAGAGATCGCAAAGAACAAGGGAGATTTTGACATCAGCGGCGCTACGATCGTGGATCCGGCTACTTCTGAGAAGACAGAAGGGTATATTGCCAAGCTGGTGGAACTGCGCCAGAAGAAAGGCATGACAGAGGAGCAGGCAAGAGAGCTGCTTCTTACCAACTATCTGTATTACGGCGTTATGATGGTGAAGATGAAGGATGCAGACGGAATGGTATCCGGTGCCTGCCACTCTACAGCAGACACCCTGAGACCCTGCCTGCAGATCCTGAAGACCAAGCCGGGGACCAAGCTGGTATCCGCCTTCTTCGTGATCGTGGTACCGGACTGTGATATGGGAGCGGACGGAACCTTTATCTTCGCGGATTCCGGTCTGGAGCAGAACCCGGATCCGGAGAAGCTGGCGGCCATCGCTCTTTCTTCCGCAGATTCCTTCCGCCTTCTTACCGGCAAGGAGCCTATTGTGGCAATGCTGTCACATTCCACCAAGGGAAGCGCCAAACACCCGGATGTGGACAAGGTGGTAGAGGCTACCAGGATCGCCAAGGAGAACGCGCCGGAAGGCCTGCAGCTGGACGGAGAATTCCAGCTTGACGCAGCCATCGTTCCGGAAGTGGGAGCCTCCAAAGCGCCGGGCAGCCCGGTAGCAGGCAAGGCAAACGTACTGGTATTCCCGGACCTTGACGCAGGCAACATCGGATACAAGCTGGCCCAGAGACTGGCCAAGGCAGAGGCTTACGGCCCGCTGACCCAGGGCATCGCCGCTCCGGTCAACGACCTGTCAAGAGGCTGCAGCGCCAAGGATATCGAGGGCGTGGTAGCGATCACAGCCGTACAGTGCATGGCAGAGGACTAAATCATTAACGAACATACATTTTAAATAAAGAGAGGGAAAAGAAATGAATGTATTAGTTATCAACTGCGGAAGTTCTTCTTTGAAATTCCAGTTAATCAACTCTGAGTCCGAGGAAGTCCTGGCAAAAGGACTCTGCGAGCGGATCGGCATCGACGGACGCCTGACCTATCAGCCGGAGGGCGGAGAGAAAGAGATCTCTGACAAGGCAATGCCCACCCATACCGAGGCGATCCAGTTCGTGATCGACGCGCTGACCAACGAGAAGACAGGTGTTGTGAAGAGCCTGGACGAGATCGGTGCTGTGGGACACCGTGTGGTACACGGCGGAGAGAAGTTTGCAAACTCTGTAGTGATCACGGACGAGGTGGTAAAAGCTATCGAAGAATGCAACGACCTGGCGCCGCTGCACAATCCGGCCAACCTGATTGGAATCAGCGCCTGCCAGAAGATGATGCCGGGGACACCGATGGTAGCTGTATTCGACACCGCTTTCCATCAGACCATGCCGGAGAAGGCTTATCTCTATGGCCTTCCTTATGAGTATTATGAGAAATACGCGGTACGCCGCTACGGATTCCACGGGACAAGCCACAGCTTCGTATCCAAACATGCGGCCCAGTTCCTGGGACTGGATCTTGACAACTCCAAGATCATCGTGGCTCACCTTGGAAACGGTGCTTCCATCAGCGCAGTGCTGAACGGAAAATGTGTGGACACCTCCATGGGTCTTACCCCTCTGGAAGGCCTGGTAATGGGAACCCGGTCCGGCGATATGGATCCGGCCATCATGGAGTACATTGCCAAGAAAGAAGATCTGGACATCGCAGGCGTGATGAACGTATTGAATAAGAAATCCGGTGTGCTGGGACTTTCCAAGAACCTGTCCAGCGATTTCCGTGACCTGGAAGAGGGTATGAACAACGGCAACAAGTATGCCAAGGCAGCTATGGAAGTATTCTGCTACCGGGTAGCGAAATACATCGGTTCCTATGTGGCGGCCATGAACGGCGTAGACGCCATCGCCTTCACCGCAGGGATCGGCGAGAATGCAGGCACCGTCCGCAAGATGGTAGTTTCCTATCTTGGCTATCTGGGGATCACCCTGGACGAGGAAGCCAACAAGAAGCGGGGCGAGGATCTTCTGATCTCCACGGCAGATTCCAAGGTGAAAGTCGCCGTGATCCCAACCAACGAAGAGCTGGCCATTGCAAGAGAGACGGTAGCGCTGGTATAAAAGCTGGAAATTCAATGGTTTGTGGTTGACAAACGTATTTTTCGTGATATAATAGTTTAGGTGTGGATAGGAGTAATTAACGATGTTATTAGACCTGTCATGTGTTTTGTCTGAACAACACACAATGATCCAACAGGATGTACCGGTGGAGATGGAGGATTTCGTCCTGGGGGGAGAGCATTTTCCCATCCTTCGGAAGAGTCCGCTGTCCATCACGGTGGAGTACGTGGAGGAGCGCAAGCTTCAGATCACGGGAAAAGCAGAGTTTCTCTTTTCCATTCCCTGCGACCGGTGCCTGACCCCGGTGGAGACGCCGCTTATGGTGGATTTCGCAAGGAAGGTCAGTCTGGACGATCAGGAAGAAACCAACTATATTGACGGATATACGCTCGATGTGGACCAGCTGGTCCGCAATGAGATTCTCATAGGGTGGCCGACGAAAATTCTGTGCGGCGAAGACTGTAAGGGGATTTGCAGCGTATGTGGTCAAAACCTGAATGAGGGAACTTGTGACTGCGAAGACACAAGCCTTGACCCTAGAATGTCAGTTATCCGCGATGTGTTTAAGAATTTTAAGGAGGTGTAACCTATGTCGATCTGTCCAAAGAACAAATCTTCAAAAGCCAGAAGAGATAAGAGAAGAGCCAACTGGAAGATGAGCGCGCCGAACCTGGTAAAATGCAGCAAGTGCGGCGAGCTGATGATGCCTCACAGAGTGTGCAAGGCCTGCGGCTCTTACAACAAAAAAGAGATCATTCCTCAGGACTAAGAACAACTGAGACGATGAGAACAAAGATCAGGAAGAATGCCCGGTTGCGGTATTCTTCCTGATTTTTTCAATTGGGGACAGGGTATTTTCAATCTGGGACGTGGTATTTCTGAAAATACCACGTCCCCAATTGAATAAAGATATTGATTTTTAGAAAAAGGTCTAGTAGAATTATGTCAGTAGCGCGAGGAGGAATCATTGATCATGACGGAGATGACAACAGTAGCTTTGGACGCCATGGGCGGAGATAACGCGCCGGGCGAGATTGTAAAGGGAGCGGTCCAGGCTGTGGCGGATCGTCCGGACATCCATGTGTGCCTGGTGGGACAGGAGGAAGTAGTCCGCCGGGAGCTGGAAAAAAACGGGTATTCCGGGGATCAGATCGAGATCGTGAACGCCACGGAAGTGATCGAGACGGCGGAGCCGCCGGTGAACGCCATCCGCAGGAAGAAGGATTCATCCATTGTGGTGGGAATGAAGATGGTGAAGGAAGGAAAGGCAGACGCCTTTGTCTCAGCCGGAAG
This window of the Massilistercora timonensis genome carries:
- a CDS encoding MBL fold metallo-hydrolase → MRLCSIASGSSGNCIYVGDDHTHLLVDTGISKKRIEEGLKELDIKGEELDGILITHEHIDHIQGLGVFSRRYEIPVYATRGTIEGIKSCRSLGSLPEGLLHPVEMDQGFALGGMEVRPFAISHDANEPSGFRIENGKKAVAVATDLGMYDGYTVENLKGLNGVVLEANHDIHMLEVGPYPYSLKRRVMGDKGHLSNEWSGRLLCDILHDGLQYVVLGHLSKENNYAELAYETVKLEVSMGDNPYRGEDIPMMVAKRDSVSQVITL
- a CDS encoding nucleotidyltransferase; translated protein: MKIVGLITEYNPFHNGHLYHLEQALDITGADAAIALMSGNYVQRGAPAIMPKHLRAQVALEAGVPLVLELPVCYATGSAEYFASGAVSLFQRLGCVDAICFGSECGDYSLLERIAQVTAEEPEEYRFSLQEALREGMSFPLARQMALKQYFRDELPSEILEQPNNILGIEYIKALRRQNSPIKAYTIKRKVSGYHDEHLSESYSSASAIRRLLEAAGKSIHLESEGLFDEPTLSEALTRLEGQVPPACIRFLEETHRRRYPVYANDFSLLFKYRLLTESRESLVRYQDVTEDLANRIWNHRNDFITMDQFCDLLKTREVTYARLSRCLFHILLGITRGDMLSFEEAGGCGYARVLGFRQDNTALLTHIKEHTRIPLITKLSQGDTLTGPAARMLELDLSAADLYESVITEKYKLPFINEYQQQIVRC
- a CDS encoding acetate kinase, which produces MNVLVINCGSSSLKFQLINSESEEVLAKGLCERIGIDGRLTYQPEGGEKEISDKAMPTHTEAIQFVIDALTNEKTGVVKSLDEIGAVGHRVVHGGEKFANSVVITDEVVKAIEECNDLAPLHNPANLIGISACQKMMPGTPMVAVFDTAFHQTMPEKAYLYGLPYEYYEKYAVRRYGFHGTSHSFVSKHAAQFLGLDLDNSKIIVAHLGNGASISAVLNGKCVDTSMGLTPLEGLVMGTRSGDMDPAIMEYIAKKEDLDIAGVMNVLNKKSGVLGLSKNLSSDFRDLEEGMNNGNKYAKAAMEVFCYRVAKYIGSYVAAMNGVDAIAFTAGIGENAGTVRKMVVSYLGYLGITLDEEANKKRGEDLLISTADSKVKVAVIPTNEELAIARETVALV
- the pta gene encoding phosphate acetyltransferase — translated: MGFIDEIKAKAKTCKKTIVLPETEDIRTYEAAEAVLKEGTANLILVGSEEEIAKNKGDFDISGATIVDPATSEKTEGYIAKLVELRQKKGMTEEQARELLLTNYLYYGVMMVKMKDADGMVSGACHSTADTLRPCLQILKTKPGTKLVSAFFVIVVPDCDMGADGTFIFADSGLEQNPDPEKLAAIALSSADSFRLLTGKEPIVAMLSHSTKGSAKHPDVDKVVEATRIAKENAPEGLQLDGEFQLDAAIVPEVGASKAPGSPVAGKANVLVFPDLDAGNIGYKLAQRLAKAEAYGPLTQGIAAPVNDLSRGCSAKDIEGVVAITAVQCMAED
- a CDS encoding DUF177 domain-containing protein gives rise to the protein MIQQDVPVEMEDFVLGGEHFPILRKSPLSITVEYVEERKLQITGKAEFLFSIPCDRCLTPVETPLMVDFARKVSLDDQEETNYIDGYTLDVDQLVRNEILIGWPTKILCGEDCKGICSVCGQNLNEGTCDCEDTSLDPRMSVIRDVFKNFKEV
- the rpmF gene encoding 50S ribosomal protein L32, whose translation is MSICPKNKSSKARRDKRRANWKMSAPNLVKCSKCGELMMPHRVCKACGSYNKKEIIPQD
- the coaE gene encoding dephospho-CoA kinase (Dephospho-CoA kinase (CoaE) performs the final step in coenzyme A biosynthesis.), which gives rise to MKIIGITGGIGAGKTQVLEYLNSRYGATVCQADEVAKKLQKKGGACYDAIVEHFGQEILDEKGELDRARLGDIVFADRSQLSVLNRIVHPAVKDEILKKIRQEERKNTNLFVIEAALLIEDHYDEICDEIWYIYVEEAVRENRLYYSRGYDAARIRSIMRAQLPKEMFLEHSDRVIDNSGVFAETMQQLDEIVKEL
- the mgtE gene encoding magnesium transporter; this encodes MGEEKRTEIPQTQEEQDIQEWENPDDRRRLTEDVILDMLDHKQYKELKEELENNMYPVDLADILEEFDQKHLVMVFRLLAKEEAAETFTYMNSDMRELLINALTDSELEEVMEEMYLDDTVDVLEEMPANVVDRLLLATDEETRAQINQLLQYPEDSAGSVMNVDYIALRKEMTVAESILKIRQVGINKETIYTCYVTEKRKLIGQVDVKELLTTSESKTIEEIMDTNLLYAHTTDDQEDVANIINKYGLIALPIVDHEFCMVGIVTVDDAMAVLQEETTEDISIMAGVNPSEETYFGTTILEHVKSRLPWLLFLMLSATITQMIMNSYESALAVMPQIAGFIPMLTGTGGNCGSQSSTLVIRGLAVGEIEFADLFKVIWKEVRIAVCISVVLAVVNGLRILVMGQGDVLVALTIGVTMACTVIIAKVVGCTLPLVAKRVGLDPAIMATPLISTLVDISTISVYFAIVSYVFHL
- a CDS encoding DegV family protein; amino-acid sequence: MEKIAIVTDSNSGITQEKAKKLGIRVLPMPFYIDGELFYEDITLTQEEFYQRLAEDADISTSQPSPAEVTGLWDEVLQDNDKIIYIPMSSGLSSSCETAMGLARDYEGKVYVVDNQRISITQQQSVWDAIEMRDKGMSAEEIVDVLMREKLEASIYITVDTLKYLKKGGRVTPAAAAIGTVLNLKPVLTIQGEKLDAFAKVRGIKAAKKTMLDAMEKDIKERFAGKEVHLEGAYTCSDETAQEWKQEIAERLPGYDIVMDRLSLSVSCHIGPGAIAIACSKKIEL